Within the Streptomyces sp. YIM 121038 genome, the region GCCGCGGGGCCTCTCCGGGCTCGAACACCGGCACCGCAAGTCCCTCCGCCGCCTCGCGGAACGCGACCCGCAGCGGCATCCCGATCCGCAGGCCGCCCTCCGCGCCGCCCACCAGCTCCGTCATCATGCGCGGCCCCTCCACGAGGTCGACGACCGCGGCGACGTACGGGACGCGGGAGGCGAAGGGCGGCAGGTCGTTGCGGTGGACGACGGACCAGGTGTAGAGCGTGGCGTCGCCGCGGGCGCGCTCCCAGGTGACGTCCTCGCTCCAGCAGTGGGGGCAGAACTCGCGCGGGTAGTGGTGGGCGAGCCCGCAGCCGGGCGCGTGGCAGCGGCGGAGCAGCAGCCGGCCCTCGGCCGCGGCGTCCCAGTAGGTCCGGGTGAAGGCGTCAACTTCGGGGAGGTCGAAGCGGGGTCGTCCGTCGGCGGTCACCGGACGGGCCCCGCGCCCCGCTCGAACCGGCCCTTCTCGGCCCCGCGCCACCGGCTTCCGGGCCGCCCGGGGACGGGCCCGGCGCGGGGCGTGGCGGGCCGTGCGGCACCCTGGGGGCAGATGGTGTCCATGCGGGGATCTCTCCTGATCAGCAGGGGTGATGACGCCGAACTGACGGTACGTCAGTTCAGCGCATCGGTCAGTGCGTGCGCAAGAGGCCGTCGGACGTGATCAATTCGCAACCGGTTTCGGACTTGTCCGTCACCCATCAAGTGACGGCGTGGTTACTCTCCCGTCATGGCCGACTCGAACCCACCTCCCCCCAGCACCGACCGGCCCCTCGCGGACAGACCGGGACCGGCCCGCCCCGTGTACGTCATCGGCGGCGGCCCCGGCGGTCTCGCCGTCGCGGCCGCGCTGCGCGCACGCGGCGTGCGCGCCGTCGTCCTGGAGAAGTCCGACCGCGTCGGCGCGTCCTGGCGCGGTCACTACGACCGCCTCCATCTGCACACCACGCGCCGCCTGTCCGGGCTTCCGGGGCTCGCGATGCCGCGCTCGTTCGGCCGCTGGGTCGCCCGGGACGACGTGGTCCGCTATCTGGAGAAGTACGCGGAGTACCACGAACTGGACGTCGTCACCGGCGTGGAGGTGACCCGTCTGGAGCGCGCCGACGGCGGCGGCTGGCTCCTGCGGGCCACCGGCGGGCGCGAGCTGACCGGCCGCGCGGTGATCGTCGCCACCGGTTACAACCACACCCCGCACGTGCCCGACTGGCCGGGCGCCGACACCTTCCCCGGCGACCTCCGGCACGCCTGCGCCTACCGCGAGCCCAGCCCCTACGCGGACCAGGACGTCCTCGTCGTCGGCATCGGCAACACCGGCGCGGAGATCGCCGTCGACCTCGCGGAGGGCGGCGCCGCCCGCGTCCGGATCGCCGTGCGCACCGCGCCGCACATCATGCGCCGCTCCACCGCGGGCTGGCCCGCCCAGCGCTCCGGCATCCTGTGCCGCAGGCTCCCCGTGCCGGTCGTCGACCGCCTCGGCCGCGCGATCGCCCGCGTCAGCGTGCCCGACCTGTCCGCGCACGGCCTGCCGCGCCCCGGCACCGGCCTGTACTCGCGCGTCCGCGAGGGCGCCATCCCGGTGCAGGACGTCGGCCTGATCGACGCGGTGCGCTCGGGCCGGGTCGAACCGGTCGCCGCCGTCGAGTCCTTCGAGGGCGGCAAGGTGCTCCTCGCCGACGGCAGCCGCGTCGGCCCCGACGCCGTCATCGCCGCCACCGGCTACCGCCGCGCCCTGGAGCCCCTCCTCGGCCACCTCGGCGTCCTCGACCCCCGCGGCCGCCCCCGGGCCCTCGGCCCGCGCACCGCCCCCGAGGCCCCGGACCTGTACTTCACCGGCTTCACCACCCCCATCAGCGGCACGCTGCGCGAACTGGCCAGGGACGCGGGCCGGATCGCCCGCGCCGTGGCCCGCGCCGGGGCGTGAACCCCTCGCCGGTGCGCCCCACCGCCGCGCCGGACGTCCGCGGCACCGTCGCGACCGGCCGCGCGGCTCTCCGCGCCCCCGGCGGGGCGACCCCGCACAACCGGCCAGTTGCCCGAGGCGGTCTTGGCAGGCCGCGGGTTATGCGGTTCCGTGGGAGGGCCCTGTGCGCTGCCGCCGCAGCGGCCCCGGACGCCCCACCGGACTTTGCCCGCAGCCCCATTCCTGACAGGCCGTCAGTTCAGTAATCTGACTAAGCGTCAGTTTCGAGTTCCGGCACTGTCGCAGCCGTCCGCGGCCCCGCACCCCGGGGCCCGGCCGGCCCAGTCGTCGCCGTCACACAGGAGCGGGCGTACCGATGCTTGGATCGACGTACGGCACCTTCACCTCCGACCCCCGCCGCGCACGCGCCGTCGCCTGTGGCGGCCTTCCCGCCGCCACCGTCCACGGCCGTGCCGCCACCCCCGGTGACCTGGACGTCAGCGGGCGCCCGCTGTACGCCGACGTCCCCGACCTCGACCGGTTCTTCCGCCCGGAGTCCGTCGCCGTCATCGGCGCCTCGGACGCCGAGGGGCGGCCGCACACCGGCATCACCCGCCAACTCGTCGCCTGGTCCTGCCGCGTCGGCGCCCGGCTCCACCCCGTGCACCCCAGCAGGCCCGCCGTCTTCGGCATCCCCTGCGTCCGCTCGGTCGCCGAGCTGCCGGGCCCCGTCGACGTGGCCGTCGTCCTGGTGCGCGATCCGCTGCCCGTCGTGGAGGAACTCGCCGAGGCCAAGGCGCGGTTCGCGGTGGTCTTCGCCGCCGGCTTCGCCGAGACCGGCGCGGCGGGCGCCGCCGCGCAGGACCGGCTCACCGCCGCCGTCGGGCGCTCGGGCCTGCGCCTGCTCGGCCCGAACACCAACCTCAACGCCTTCGAGGAGTTCCGCGAGGACCTCCAGGGCCCCGCCATCGCCCTCATCACCCAGTCCGGCCACCAGGGCCGCCCCGTCTTCACCCTCCAGGAGCTGGGCATCCGCCTCTCCCACTGGGCGCCCACCGGCAACGAGGCCGACCTGGAGACCGCCGACTTCCTCTCCTACTTCGCCGAACAGCCGGAGGTCGGCGCCATCGCCGCGTACGTGGAGGGCCTCAAGGACGGCCGCGCCTTCCTGCTCGCCGCCGACCGGGCCGCCCGGCGCGGCGTCCCGGTCGTCGCCGTCAAGGTCGGCCGCACCGAGACCGGCGCCCGCACGGCCGCGTCCCACACCGGCAAGCTGACCGGTGCCGACACCGTCGTGGACGCGGCGATGCGGCAGTTCGGCGTGATCCGCGTCGACGGGCTCGACGAACTCCAGGACACCGCCGCCCTGCTGGCGCGGGCCCGGCCGCCCCGCGCCGACGGCGTGGCCGTCTACTCGATCTCCGGCGGCACGGGCGCGCACTTCGCCGACCTGGCGACGGCGGCGGGCCTGCGCCTGCCGACGCTCCCGGAGACCAGGCAGACCGAACTCCACCAGTGGATACCGCACGACCTGAACGTCTCCAACCCCATCGACAACGGCGGCCACCCGGTCGGCGACTGGCGCGGCCGGAAGATCATCGACGCGATCCTGGCCGACCCCGCGATCGGCGTCCTGATCTGCCCGATCACGGGCCCCTTCCCGCCGATGAGCGACAAGCTGGCCGAGGACCTGGTGGCGGCGGCCGAGACGACGGACAAGCTGATCTGCGTGGTCTGGGGCTCCCCCGTGGGCACCGAGGACGCCTACCGCACGACCCTGCTCGGCTCCTCGCGCGTGGCCACCTTCCGCACCTTCGCCAACTGCGTCACGGCCGTCCGCGCCTACGTGGACCACCACCGCTTCACCGCCGCCTACCGCTCCCCCTTCGACGAGGCCCCGCGCACCGCGTCGCCCTCCTACCGCAAGGCCGAGGCCCTGATGCGCCCGGGCCGCCGGCTCAGCGAGCACGCCGCGAAGCAGCTCCTGCGCGCGTACGGCATCCGCGTACCGCGCGAACAGCTCGTCACCAGCGCGGCCGCGGCCGTCCGCGCCGCCGGGCAGGTCGGCTACCCCGTCGTCATGAAGGCCTCCGGCGCGCGCATCGCCCACAAGACGGAACTCGGCCTGGTCCGGATCGGCCTCACCTCCGCCAGCCAGGTCCGCGACGCCTACCGCGACCTCACCGACATCGCGCGCTACGAGGACATCGACCTCGACGGCGTCCTGGTCTGCCAGATGGTGGAGCGCGGCGTCGAGATGGTCGTCGGCGTCAGCCAGGACCCGCTGTTCGGGCCCACCGTGACCGTGGGGCTCGGCGGGGTGCTCGTGGAGGTCCTGCACGACACCTCGGTCCGCGTGCCGCCCTTCGGCGAGGACCAGGCCCGCGCGATGCTCGACGAGCTGCGCGGCCGGGCCCTCCTCGACGGGGTGCGCGGGGCGCCCCCGTCCGACCTGGACGCCCTGGTCGAGGTCGTCCTGCGCGTCCAGCGGATGGCCCTCGAACTGGAGGGACGGCTCGCGGAGCTGGACATCAACCCCCTGATGGTCCTCGGCCGCGGGCAGGGGGCGGTGGCCCTGGACGCCCTCGTGCGCTGCGGCTGACCGGCGGCGGGCGGGTCAGCGCCCGTTCGCGCCGCGGAACGTACGGCGGTACGCGGTCGGCGTCACGCCCAGGACCGACTGGAGGTGCTGGCGCATGGACTGGGCCGTGCCGAAGCCGCACTCGCGGGCGACCCGGTCGACGGACAGGGCCGTGGACTCCAGGAGGTGGCGGGCCCGCTCCACCCGCTGCCGGGTGAGCCACTGGCCGGGGCTGACGCCGACCTCCTCGCGGAAGCGGCGGGTGAAGGTGCGCACCGACATGGCCTCCTGCTCGGCGAGGTCGCGCAGCTGGAGCGGCTCGTGGAGGCGGCCGAGGGCCCAGGCCCGCGCGGTGGTCGTCGTCGCCAGCTGCGGCTCGGGCACCGGGCGCTGGACGTACTGCGCCTGCCCGCCGTCGCGGTGCGGCGGCACGACCGTGGAGCGGGCCACCTCGTTGGCGACGGCCGAGCCGTGGTCGCGGCGCACCACGTGCAGACACAGGTCGAGGCCCGCGGCGACCCCGGCGGAGGTGAGCACGTCGCCGTCGTCGATGAACAGCACGTCCGCGTCGACCTCGACGCGCGGGAAGAGCCGCTGGAAGTGGTCCGCGTGCGCCCAGTGCGTGGTCGCCGGGCGGCCGTCCAGGAGGCCCGCCGCCGCCAGGACGTAGCCGCCCGTGCAGATCGACACCATGCGGGTGCCGGGGCGCACGAGCGCGAAGGCCGCGGCGAGGTCGTCGGTCAGACGGCCCTCCTCGTACACCGGGCCCAGCTCGTGCGACGCGGGCACCACGACCGTGTCGGCGGTGGCGAGCGCCTCGGGCCCGTGCTCGACCAGGACGGCGAAGTCCGCGTCGGTGCGGACCGGCCCCGGCGGCCGTACGGAACAGGTCACGACCTCGTACAGGCGCCGTCCGCCGGCATCGCGCGCGCGGCCGAAGATGCGCTGGGGAATGCCCAGCTCGAAGGGGATGACACCGTCCATGACGAGGACGGCGACGCGGTGCGGGGCCAGAGACCGCCGCCCCCGCCCGCCCCCGCGCACCCGCTGCTCGGCCATGGCCCGATCCTAGCGAACGCTGTCCCCCCGGCCACTCGATCGCACCGGCCCCGGACCGGATGCTGGCTGACGTGACCCAGACAAGCGAGACCTCCGCACGGGCGGACGGCACCGAGTCCCCACGGGGCCCGCGGCGGCGGGCGCCCCGCGTCCACCGCGCCTGGTTCGTCGCCGCCGTCACCTTCGTGACGATCATCGGCGGCGCCGCCTTCAACTCCCTGCCCGGCCTGCTCATCGACCCGCTGCACGAGGAGTTCGACTGGTCCCGGGGCGAGATCGGCCTCGCCGTCTCCGTCGACATGGCGCTGTACGGGCTCACCGCGCCGTTCGCCGCCGCGCTCATGGACCGCTTCGGCATCCGCAAGGTCGTCGTGACCGCGCTCGGCCTGGTCGCGGCGGGCGCGCTGCTCAGCGTGTGGATGACCGCGAGCTGGCAGCTGCTGCTCTACTGGGGCCTCCTGGTCGGCCTCGGCACCGGGTCCATGGCGCTCGCCTTCTCCGCGACCGTCACCAACCGCTGGTTCGTCGAGCGGCGCGGCCTGGTCACCGGCGTCCTGACGGCCGCGGGCGCCTCCGGCCAGCTGGTGTTCCTGCCGCTGTGCGCGTGGATCGTGGACGAGCACGGGTGGCGGCCCGCGTCCGTGACGGTCGCGCTCGCCGCCCTCGTCGTGGTGCCGTTCGTGTGGCTGCTCCTGCGCGACCACCCCGCGGACGTCGGACTCGCCCCGTACGGCGGCGCGTTCACGCCCAAGCCGGAGCCGACGCGGGGCGCCGCCGCGCGGACCGTGCGGGTGCTGCTCGACGCGGCGCGCACCGGCCCCTTCTGGCTGCTCGCGGGGACCTTCGCGATCTGCGGGGCGTCCACCAACGGGCTCGTCCGCACGCACTTCGTGCCGTCCGCCCACGACCACGGCATGCCGGTCACCGCCGCCGCGTCGCTGCTCGCCGTGATCGGCGTCTTCGACGTCGTGGGCACGATCGCCTCCGGCTGGCTCACGGACCGCTTCGAGGCCCGGCGCCTGCTCGCCGTCTACTACGCGCTGCGCGGCGTCTCGCTGGTGTTCCTGCCGATCCTGCTCGCGCCCAGCGTGCACGTGCCGATGGTGTTCTTCATCGTCTTCTACGGGCTCGACTGGGTGGCCACGGTGCCGCCCACGCTCGCGCTGTGCCGGGAGCACTACGGGGCCGACAGCGCGATCGTCTTCGGCTGGGTGCTGGCCTCGCATCAGGTCGGGGCGGCGCTCGTGGCCTTCCTCGGCGGCGTGGCCCGGGACGTCTTCGGCTCGTACGACGTGGTCTGGTACGCGTCCGGCGGGCTGTGCGCGGCCGCGGCCCTGATGTCCCTGGTGATCCGGCGGGGCACCGGCCGGGGAGCGGAACTGGCGGTGTGAGCGCGCGCCTTCAGGACAGGCGGCCCCGGTGGAAGAGCAGCGGGGCCGCGTCCCCGTCCGTGGCGTCCAGGGCCTCCACCCGGCCGACCACGATGAGGTGGTCGCCGCCGGTGTGCACCGCGTGCACGGCGCAGTCGATCCACGCCACGGCGCCCGCCAGGCGCGGGGCACCGGTCACGGGCGCGGCGTCGTAGGAGACCCCCGCGAACTTGTCGGCGCCGCTGACCGCGAACGCCCGGCACAGGTCCGCCTGGTCCGCGCCCAGGACGTTGACGCAGAAGACGCCCGCGCGGGCGATGCGCGGCCACGTCGTGGACGTACGGCCCACCATGAAGCAGACCAGGGGCGGGTCCAGGGACAGCGAGGAGAAGGACTGGCAGGCGAAGCCCGCGGGGCCCAGGGGGGCGGCGCCGGGGGCCGTCACCACGGTGACGCCGGTCGCGAAGGCACCGAGGACGCGGCGGAACTCGGCCGCGTCGAGCGGCGCGCGCTCGTCCTCGCGGACGGCCCGCAGCCGGGGCCGCGACACGTCCCCGGGCGCCGCCGTAGGGGCCCCCACCGACCTGAGATAACGAACGACCGTGGCCGCCATGCCCGCGTGTCCCATCACACCCCCCATTGAACCTGACGGGCCATCAGATGTGAAGGCGGCACGGAGAACCGCCCCGAGCAGGAGCGCCCCAAAGGGGGCGCGGGGAACTGCGCGACCAGCCACGACGGAGCCGCAGACGCCCGACGGCCAGCGCGGCACACCCCGCGAAGCGCCTAGCGCCCCTCGAAGGAGGGCGCCCGCCGCTCCCCGAAGCTGGCCACGCCCTCCCGCGCGTCCCGGGAGCCCATGTTGATCTCCTGGGCGGCAGCCTCCGCCGCGAGGGCCGTGGCGCGGTCGGCGTCCAGCGAGGCGTTGACGAGCTGCTTGGTGAGGGCGAGGGCCCGGGTGGGCCCGGCGGCCAGGCGCTCCGCCCACGCCCGGGCGGTCTTCTCCAGGTCGCCGTCGGGCACGACCCGGTTGACGAGCCCGAGCCGCTCCGCGTCCGCCGCGGCGAGCGCGTCGCCGAAGAACATCAGCTCCTTCGCGCGCTGCGGGCCCACCAGGCGCGGCAGCAGATAGGCCCCGCCGCCGTCCGGGACGAGGCCCCTGCGGACGAACACCTCGATGAACGCGGCCGATTCGGCCGCGAGCACCAGGTCGCAGGCCAGGGCCAGATGGGCGCCGAGCCCCGCTGCGGTGCCGTTCACGGCGGCGATCACGGGCTTCTCGCAGTCGAGGACCGCCGTGATCAGCCGCTGGGCGCCCTCGCGCAGGGTCCGGGCGATGTCCCCGGCGACGCGCTCGCCCCCGGTGCCCGCGCCGCGCAGATCGGCGCCCGAGCAGAAGGCCCCGCCACCGCCGGTGATCACGACGGCCCGCGTGTCCGGGCTGCGGGACGCCTCGCCCAGCAGCCCGATGAGGCGGTCCCGGTCGGCCGGGGCCAGCGCGTTGCGCACCTCGGGCCGGTCCAGGGTGATCCAGGTGACGTGGCGGCTGGTGGTGTGGTGGATCCGGGGGTCGGCCATGGGGGTCCGCTCTCTCGGAGGGGTGGGGATGGACGGGCGAGCACCGGCTGAGGGCCGTGGGCGGTTCAGAACACCACCACCCCCCGCGCCACCCGCCCCGCCTCCGCGTCCGCGCGGGCCCGGGGGAAGTCCTCCACCCCGTACGTGCGCGTCACCAGCTCGTCCAGGAGCAGCCGCCCCGCCAGATAGAGCTCCGCGTACAGCGCGAAGTCCCGCTGCGGACGGGCCGACCCGTACCGGCAGCCCAGGATCGACTTGTCCAGGAACAGCGAGGAGACCACGAACGACGCCTCGGCGGTGGCGGACGGCATCCCGAGGAGCACCGCCTGCCCGTGCCGGTCCAGGAGGTCCACGGCCTGCCGGACGAGCTCGACCCGGCCCACGCACTCGAAGACGTGGTCCGCGCCCGTCGGCAGGATCTCCGCCACGCCCTCCGCCGACGGCAGGAAGTGCGTGGCGCCGAACCGCCGCGCCGTCTCCTCCTTGTCCGGGTTCGCGTCGACGGCCACGACGGGCCGCGCGCCCGCGATCCGCGCGCCCTGGAGCACGTTGAGCCCGATGCCCCCCGTGCCGATGACGACGGCGGAGTCCCCGTACGCGACCCGGGCCCGGTTGAGGACCGCGCCGACGCCGGTGACCACCGCGCAGCCGATGAGCGCGGCCGACGGCAGCGGGATCTCCTTGGGGATCCGCACGGCCTGCACGGCCTTGACGAGGGTCCGCTCGGCGAAGGAGGAGTTCGCCGCGAACTGGTACAGCGGCCTCCCGCCCCGCGTGAACGGCTGCCGGGGCCTCCCGATCGCCTTGCGGCACATGGTGGGCCGCCCCCGGTGGCACTCGGCGCAGGCCCCGCAGTTCGCGATCGTCGACAGGGCCACGTGGTCACCGGGGACGACGTGCGTGACGCCGGGCCCCACGGCCTCCACCACGCCCGCGCCCTCGTGCCCGAGCACCACCGGCACCGGGAACGGGATCGTCCCGTCCAGCACCGAAAGGTCGCTGTGGCAGAGCCCGGCCGCCGCGACGGCCACCAGGACCTCGCCGGGCCCCGGGTCCCTGACCTGGAGGTCGTCGACGACCTCCACGCTCCGCCCGTCGAACACCACGCCCCTCATCGCACACCCCTCACCGAGGCCCCCGGGCCTCTCTCGGCAGACCGAGCACGCGCTCGGCGATGATGTTCCGCTGGATCTCGTCGGAGCCGCCGTAGATCGTGTCGGCGCGCGAGAAGAGGAAGAGCCGCTGGACCGCGTCGAGTTCGTAGGGCGCGTCGGCGGACCAGTCGCCGGGCCCCGCCGCGCCGAGCGCCCCGCGCACCCGCACCGCGAGCTCCCCGAGCCGCCGGTGCCAGCCGCCCCACAGGAGCTTCGCGACGCTGGGCGCGCCCGGGTCGCCACCGCCCAGGGTCCGCAGCGCGTTCCACCGCATGACCCGCAACTCGGCCCAGAGAGTGACCAGTTGGTCCCGTAGCACCGGATCGCGCACCGCACCGCCGCGCACCGCGTCCCGGACGACGGCCGCCAGCTCCTGGGCGAAGCCGATCTGCTGGGCGAGCGTCGACACGCCGCGCTCGAAGCCGAGCAGCCCCGTCGCGACGCGCCACCCCGCGCCCTCGCCCCCGACGACGTGCCCGGCCCGCGCGCGTGCCCCGTCGAAGAAGACCTCGTTGAACTCGGCCGTCCCGGTGAGCTGCCGGATGGGCCGCACCTCGACCCGCCCCGGCTGGTCCATCGGCACGAGCAGGAACGACAGGCCCTCGTGCCGCCGCGCTCCGGCGCCTCCGGTGCGCGCGAGCACGAAGCACCAGTCGGCCTCGTGCGCGAGCGAGGTCCAGATCTTCTGGCCGCTGATCCGGTACGCGTCCCCGTCGCGCTCGGCGACCGTGCGGACGCCCGCGAGGTCGGAGCCCGCGCCCGGTTCGCTGTACCCCTGGCACCACAGGACCCGCCCGCGCGCGATGTCCGGCAGGAACTCGTCCTGCTGCTCCTCGCTCCCGTACGCGAGCAGCGTCGGCGCGAGCAGCTTCTCGCCGATGTGCCCGCAGCGTCCTGGCGCCCGCACGCGCGCGTACTCCTCGGCCCACACGACCTGCTGGGTGAGCGAGGCCGTACGGTTCCCGTACGCGCCCGGCGCCGTGTCCCAGCCGATGCCGATCCACCCGCCGCGCCCCAGCTCCCGCTCCCAGGCCCGGCGCAGCTCCGGGTCCTCGTGCTCGCCGCCGGGTCCGCCGCGCCCCGCGGCCGCCGCGAAGCCGCCGGTCAGATGCCCGTCGAGCCACTCGCGCGCCACGGCCCTGAACTCCTCGTCCGCGGGCCCGCATGCGAAGTCCACGGCCGGGCCTAGGCGGGGGGACCCGACGCGGCCCGGCCGGCCGGACCTCCGGGCGGGGCCCCGGCCGGGGCGCCCGGACCCGCGTTGGGCCGCGCGCCCTCCGCCGCCGCCCGCGCCATCGCCTCCACCCGCTCCAGGAGCGGCATAGGGTCGGTGCCCACCGTGCCGGGCAGCAGGTCCGCGATCCGCTCCGGCGTCCAGCCGCCCTCGGCGTACGCGGCCCGCAGCTCGCGCGGCTGCGCCCACACCGCGATCTTGGACCCGGCGACGGTGTACACCTGCCCGGTGATCCGCTCGTCCCGGGCCCGGTCGCTGAGCAGGTACACCACGAGCGCCGCGACGTCCTCCGGCTCGCCGATCTCCGTCAGCTCCATCGGGACGTTCGCGGACATCCGGGTGCGCGCCACGGGCGCCACCGCGTTGGCGGTCACGCCGTACTTGTGCAGACCGAGCGCGGCGCTGCGCACCAGCGAGATGATCCCGCCCTTGGCCGCGCTGTAGTTGGCCTGCGCCACCGAGCCCTGGTGGTTGCCGCTGGTGAAGCCGACGAGGGTGCCGGAGCGCTGGGCGCGCATCACGGCG harbors:
- a CDS encoding OB-fold domain-containing protein, producing MTADGRPRFDLPEVDAFTRTYWDAAAEGRLLLRRCHAPGCGLAHHYPREFCPHCWSEDVTWERARGDATLYTWSVVHRNDLPPFASRVPYVAAVVDLVEGPRMMTELVGGAEGGLRIGMPLRVAFREAAEGLAVPVFEPGEAPRREHAA
- a CDS encoding NAD(P)/FAD-dependent oxidoreductase, which codes for MADSNPPPPSTDRPLADRPGPARPVYVIGGGPGGLAVAAALRARGVRAVVLEKSDRVGASWRGHYDRLHLHTTRRLSGLPGLAMPRSFGRWVARDDVVRYLEKYAEYHELDVVTGVEVTRLERADGGGWLLRATGGRELTGRAVIVATGYNHTPHVPDWPGADTFPGDLRHACAYREPSPYADQDVLVVGIGNTGAEIAVDLAEGGAARVRIAVRTAPHIMRRSTAGWPAQRSGILCRRLPVPVVDRLGRAIARVSVPDLSAHGLPRPGTGLYSRVREGAIPVQDVGLIDAVRSGRVEPVAAVESFEGGKVLLADGSRVGPDAVIAATGYRRALEPLLGHLGVLDPRGRPRALGPRTAPEAPDLYFTGFTTPISGTLRELARDAGRIARAVARAGA
- a CDS encoding acetate--CoA ligase family protein; its protein translation is MLGSTYGTFTSDPRRARAVACGGLPAATVHGRAATPGDLDVSGRPLYADVPDLDRFFRPESVAVIGASDAEGRPHTGITRQLVAWSCRVGARLHPVHPSRPAVFGIPCVRSVAELPGPVDVAVVLVRDPLPVVEELAEAKARFAVVFAAGFAETGAAGAAAQDRLTAAVGRSGLRLLGPNTNLNAFEEFREDLQGPAIALITQSGHQGRPVFTLQELGIRLSHWAPTGNEADLETADFLSYFAEQPEVGAIAAYVEGLKDGRAFLLAADRAARRGVPVVAVKVGRTETGARTAASHTGKLTGADTVVDAAMRQFGVIRVDGLDELQDTAALLARARPPRADGVAVYSISGGTGAHFADLATAAGLRLPTLPETRQTELHQWIPHDLNVSNPIDNGGHPVGDWRGRKIIDAILADPAIGVLICPITGPFPPMSDKLAEDLVAAAETTDKLICVVWGSPVGTEDAYRTTLLGSSRVATFRTFANCVTAVRAYVDHHRFTAAYRSPFDEAPRTASPSYRKAEALMRPGRRLSEHAAKQLLRAYGIRVPREQLVTSAAAAVRAAGQVGYPVVMKASGARIAHKTELGLVRIGLTSASQVRDAYRDLTDIARYEDIDLDGVLVCQMVERGVEMVVGVSQDPLFGPTVTVGLGGVLVEVLHDTSVRVPPFGEDQARAMLDELRGRALLDGVRGAPPSDLDALVEVVLRVQRMALELEGRLAELDINPLMVLGRGQGAVALDALVRCG
- a CDS encoding helix-turn-helix domain-containing protein; amino-acid sequence: MAEQRVRGGGRGRRSLAPHRVAVLVMDGVIPFELGIPQRIFGRARDAGGRRLYEVVTCSVRPPGPVRTDADFAVLVEHGPEALATADTVVVPASHELGPVYEEGRLTDDLAAAFALVRPGTRMVSICTGGYVLAAAGLLDGRPATTHWAHADHFQRLFPRVEVDADVLFIDDGDVLTSAGVAAGLDLCLHVVRRDHGSAVANEVARSTVVPPHRDGGQAQYVQRPVPEPQLATTTTARAWALGRLHEPLQLRDLAEQEAMSVRTFTRRFREEVGVSPGQWLTRQRVERARHLLESTALSVDRVARECGFGTAQSMRQHLQSVLGVTPTAYRRTFRGANGR
- a CDS encoding MFS transporter, coding for MLADVTQTSETSARADGTESPRGPRRRAPRVHRAWFVAAVTFVTIIGGAAFNSLPGLLIDPLHEEFDWSRGEIGLAVSVDMALYGLTAPFAAALMDRFGIRKVVVTALGLVAAGALLSVWMTASWQLLLYWGLLVGLGTGSMALAFSATVTNRWFVERRGLVTGVLTAAGASGQLVFLPLCAWIVDEHGWRPASVTVALAALVVVPFVWLLLRDHPADVGLAPYGGAFTPKPEPTRGAAARTVRVLLDAARTGPFWLLAGTFAICGASTNGLVRTHFVPSAHDHGMPVTAAASLLAVIGVFDVVGTIASGWLTDRFEARRLLAVYYALRGVSLVFLPILLAPSVHVPMVFFIVFYGLDWVATVPPTLALCREHYGADSAIVFGWVLASHQVGAALVAFLGGVARDVFGSYDVVWYASGGLCAAAALMSLVIRRGTGRGAELAV
- a CDS encoding flavin reductase family protein, yielding MGGVMGHAGMAATVVRYLRSVGAPTAAPGDVSRPRLRAVREDERAPLDAAEFRRVLGAFATGVTVVTAPGAAPLGPAGFACQSFSSLSLDPPLVCFMVGRTSTTWPRIARAGVFCVNVLGADQADLCRAFAVSGADKFAGVSYDAAPVTGAPRLAGAVAWIDCAVHAVHTGGDHLIVVGRVEALDATDGDAAPLLFHRGRLS
- a CDS encoding enoyl-CoA hydratase-related protein, with protein sequence MADPRIHHTTSRHVTWITLDRPEVRNALAPADRDRLIGLLGEASRSPDTRAVVITGGGGAFCSGADLRGAGTGGERVAGDIARTLREGAQRLITAVLDCEKPVIAAVNGTAAGLGAHLALACDLVLAAESAAFIEVFVRRGLVPDGGGAYLLPRLVGPQRAKELMFFGDALAAADAERLGLVNRVVPDGDLEKTARAWAERLAAGPTRALALTKQLVNASLDADRATALAAEAAAQEINMGSRDAREGVASFGERRAPSFEGR
- a CDS encoding Zn-dependent alcohol dehydrogenase — translated: MRGVVFDGRSVEVVDDLQVRDPGPGEVLVAVAAAGLCHSDLSVLDGTIPFPVPVVLGHEGAGVVEAVGPGVTHVVPGDHVALSTIANCGACAECHRGRPTMCRKAIGRPRQPFTRGGRPLYQFAANSSFAERTLVKAVQAVRIPKEIPLPSAALIGCAVVTGVGAVLNRARVAYGDSAVVIGTGGIGLNVLQGARIAGARPVVAVDANPDKEETARRFGATHFLPSAEGVAEILPTGADHVFECVGRVELVRQAVDLLDRHGQAVLLGMPSATAEASFVVSSLFLDKSILGCRYGSARPQRDFALYAELYLAGRLLLDELVTRTYGVEDFPRARADAEAGRVARGVVVF
- a CDS encoding acyl-CoA dehydrogenase family protein; translation: MDFACGPADEEFRAVAREWLDGHLTGGFAAAAGRGGPGGEHEDPELRRAWERELGRGGWIGIGWDTAPGAYGNRTASLTQQVVWAEEYARVRAPGRCGHIGEKLLAPTLLAYGSEEQQDEFLPDIARGRVLWCQGYSEPGAGSDLAGVRTVAERDGDAYRISGQKIWTSLAHEADWCFVLARTGGAGARRHEGLSFLLVPMDQPGRVEVRPIRQLTGTAEFNEVFFDGARARAGHVVGGEGAGWRVATGLLGFERGVSTLAQQIGFAQELAAVVRDAVRGGAVRDPVLRDQLVTLWAELRVMRWNALRTLGGGDPGAPSVAKLLWGGWHRRLGELAVRVRGALGAAGPGDWSADAPYELDAVQRLFLFSRADTIYGGSDEIQRNIIAERVLGLPREARGPR
- a CDS encoding SDR family NAD(P)-dependent oxidoreductase, which encodes MGNFLAGKVVAVTGAGRGIGRAVALAAAAEGAKVVVNDYGVSVEGGEPASEIADAVVKEIEAAGGEAVAVADDISTMAGGQRVVDVARAAYGRLDGAVCVAGILRERMLFNMTEREWDPVLATHLKGTFTVFRAASAVMRAQRSGTLVGFTSGNHQGSVAQANYSAAKGGIISLVRSAALGLHKYGVTANAVAPVARTRMSANVPMELTEIGEPEDVAALVVYLLSDRARDERITGQVYTVAGSKIAVWAQPRELRAAYAEGGWTPERIADLLPGTVGTDPMPLLERVEAMARAAAEGARPNAGPGAPAGAPPGGPAGRAASGPPA